The proteins below come from a single Aquarana catesbeiana isolate 2022-GZ linkage group LG12, ASM4218655v1, whole genome shotgun sequence genomic window:
- the SNPH gene encoding syntaphilin isoform X2, whose product MQSPAGGALCRPIVSPCCSAPMSVPGGRRPSIGSRRRASPPASMRDPYGTSSLSSSTSGSYKGSDSSPSSRRSNKYSLCSENHGIKPPTPEQYLTPLQQKEVCIRHLRARLRDMQEAIHERDSEVDELRSQLSRMQEDWIEEECHRVEAQLALKAAQREIQQLREVMDDVRGRLGENDTGVQKYFADITLQNRKLESLLQNMELAQDGVPCGAEGGGSAGDSPARSLTRSSTYTKLSEPPVGDRHSQDTGDSGYADSSAVSSGTEFYLGEGPLCLGVQPPPLCAEAAVQASSMSDCAVQTDEAAGTPEPDTILEKLLQSQTAGTPTSQDPKEPEASNPDSSCVVLVTDGASGAESGEAEVPDAPISYWSRHFVVDLLAVLIPVVPTVAWLCRAERRQGQPVYNISSLMRGCCTVALHSIRRISCRPVSASTSQP is encoded by the exons ATGCAGAGCCCCGCAG GAGGTGCTCTCTGCCGCCCTATTGTGTCCCCTTGCTGCAGTGCCCCAATGTCCGTCCCTGGAGGCAGGAGGCCATCTATTGGTTCGCGGAG GCGAGCTTCGCCTCCTGCCTCTATGAGGGACCCATATGGAACATCCTCTCTTAGCAGTAGCACCTCCGGCTCCTACAAAGGAAGTGATAGCAGTCCTTCTTCCAG GCGGTCAAATAAATACAGTCTGTGCAGTGAGAACCATGGAATCAAGCCTCCCACCCCAGAACAATATCTCACCCCCCTGCAGCAGAAAGAGGTCTGCATCCGTCACCTGAGGGCGAGACTGAGGGACATGCAGGAGGCAATACATGAGAG AGACTCGGAGGTCGATGAGCTGCGCTCGCAGCTGAGCCGGATGCAAGAGGACTGGATAGAGGAAGAGTGCCATCGGGTGGAGGCGCAGTTGGCACTGAAGGCGGCGCAGAGGGAAATCCAGCAGCTCCGTGAGGTCATGGATGATGTCCGGGGACGGCTAGGAGAAAACGACACGGGGGTCCAGAAGTATTTTGCCGACATTACGTTGCAGAACCGTAAGCTGGAAAGTCTTCTGCAGAACATGGAGTTGGCGCAGGATGGAGTGCCGTGTGGGGCAGAAGGTggaggctccgccggggactcgcctgcccgctctctcacccgcagcTCTACCTACACCAAACTCAGCGAGCCTCCCGTGGGAGATCGCCACTCTCAGGACACTGGGGATAGCGGGTACGCGGACAGCAGCGCTGTCTCTTCTGGCACAGAGTTCTACCTTGGTGAGGGACCTTTGTGTCTCGGTGTGCAACCACCCCCGCTGTGTGCTGAGGCTGCTGTTCAGGCCAGCAGCATGAGTGACTGTGCTGTTCAGACGGACGAAGCTGCGGGCACCCCTGAGCCAGACACCATCCTAGAGAAGCTCCTGCAGTCGCAGACGGCTGGCACCCCTACGTCCCAGGACCCCAAAGAGCCAGAAGCCTCCAATCCTGACTCAAGCTGTGTAGTGCTGGTCACTGACGGAGCCTCTGGGGCTGAGAGCGGGGAGGCGGAGGTGCCCGATGCCCCGATTAGTTACTGGAGTCGGCACTTTGTAGTGGACTTATTGGCTGTGCTGATCCCCGTGGTACCCACGGTGGCCTGGTTATGCCGCGCGGAGAGGCGCCAAGGACAGCCAGTGTATAACATCAGCTCCCTGATGCGTGGCTGCTGTACGGTCGCTTTGCATTCCATTCGCAGGATCAGCTGCCGCCCAGTCAGTGCCTCCACAAGCCAGCCCTAA
- the SNPH gene encoding syntaphilin isoform X1 — MWPPVSAHCEGHTSAAVPSSGFSLSCPQGGALCRPIVSPCCSAPMSVPGGRRPSIGSRRRASPPASMRDPYGTSSLSSSTSGSYKGSDSSPSSRRSNKYSLCSENHGIKPPTPEQYLTPLQQKEVCIRHLRARLRDMQEAIHERDSEVDELRSQLSRMQEDWIEEECHRVEAQLALKAAQREIQQLREVMDDVRGRLGENDTGVQKYFADITLQNRKLESLLQNMELAQDGVPCGAEGGGSAGDSPARSLTRSSTYTKLSEPPVGDRHSQDTGDSGYADSSAVSSGTEFYLGEGPLCLGVQPPPLCAEAAVQASSMSDCAVQTDEAAGTPEPDTILEKLLQSQTAGTPTSQDPKEPEASNPDSSCVVLVTDGASGAESGEAEVPDAPISYWSRHFVVDLLAVLIPVVPTVAWLCRAERRQGQPVYNISSLMRGCCTVALHSIRRISCRPVSASTSQP, encoded by the exons ATGTGGCCGCCTGTTTCCGCGCATTGTGAAGGTCACACATCTGCAGCCGTACCATCGTCAGGATTTTCACTTTCCTGCCCGCAAG GAGGTGCTCTCTGCCGCCCTATTGTGTCCCCTTGCTGCAGTGCCCCAATGTCCGTCCCTGGAGGCAGGAGGCCATCTATTGGTTCGCGGAG GCGAGCTTCGCCTCCTGCCTCTATGAGGGACCCATATGGAACATCCTCTCTTAGCAGTAGCACCTCCGGCTCCTACAAAGGAAGTGATAGCAGTCCTTCTTCCAG GCGGTCAAATAAATACAGTCTGTGCAGTGAGAACCATGGAATCAAGCCTCCCACCCCAGAACAATATCTCACCCCCCTGCAGCAGAAAGAGGTCTGCATCCGTCACCTGAGGGCGAGACTGAGGGACATGCAGGAGGCAATACATGAGAG AGACTCGGAGGTCGATGAGCTGCGCTCGCAGCTGAGCCGGATGCAAGAGGACTGGATAGAGGAAGAGTGCCATCGGGTGGAGGCGCAGTTGGCACTGAAGGCGGCGCAGAGGGAAATCCAGCAGCTCCGTGAGGTCATGGATGATGTCCGGGGACGGCTAGGAGAAAACGACACGGGGGTCCAGAAGTATTTTGCCGACATTACGTTGCAGAACCGTAAGCTGGAAAGTCTTCTGCAGAACATGGAGTTGGCGCAGGATGGAGTGCCGTGTGGGGCAGAAGGTggaggctccgccggggactcgcctgcccgctctctcacccgcagcTCTACCTACACCAAACTCAGCGAGCCTCCCGTGGGAGATCGCCACTCTCAGGACACTGGGGATAGCGGGTACGCGGACAGCAGCGCTGTCTCTTCTGGCACAGAGTTCTACCTTGGTGAGGGACCTTTGTGTCTCGGTGTGCAACCACCCCCGCTGTGTGCTGAGGCTGCTGTTCAGGCCAGCAGCATGAGTGACTGTGCTGTTCAGACGGACGAAGCTGCGGGCACCCCTGAGCCAGACACCATCCTAGAGAAGCTCCTGCAGTCGCAGACGGCTGGCACCCCTACGTCCCAGGACCCCAAAGAGCCAGAAGCCTCCAATCCTGACTCAAGCTGTGTAGTGCTGGTCACTGACGGAGCCTCTGGGGCTGAGAGCGGGGAGGCGGAGGTGCCCGATGCCCCGATTAGTTACTGGAGTCGGCACTTTGTAGTGGACTTATTGGCTGTGCTGATCCCCGTGGTACCCACGGTGGCCTGGTTATGCCGCGCGGAGAGGCGCCAAGGACAGCCAGTGTATAACATCAGCTCCCTGATGCGTGGCTGCTGTACGGTCGCTTTGCATTCCATTCGCAGGATCAGCTGCCGCCCAGTCAGTGCCTCCACAAGCCAGCCCTAA
- the SNPH gene encoding syntaphilin isoform X3 has protein sequence MSVPGGRRPSIGSRRRASPPASMRDPYGTSSLSSSTSGSYKGSDSSPSSRRSNKYSLCSENHGIKPPTPEQYLTPLQQKEVCIRHLRARLRDMQEAIHERDSEVDELRSQLSRMQEDWIEEECHRVEAQLALKAAQREIQQLREVMDDVRGRLGENDTGVQKYFADITLQNRKLESLLQNMELAQDGVPCGAEGGGSAGDSPARSLTRSSTYTKLSEPPVGDRHSQDTGDSGYADSSAVSSGTEFYLGEGPLCLGVQPPPLCAEAAVQASSMSDCAVQTDEAAGTPEPDTILEKLLQSQTAGTPTSQDPKEPEASNPDSSCVVLVTDGASGAESGEAEVPDAPISYWSRHFVVDLLAVLIPVVPTVAWLCRAERRQGQPVYNISSLMRGCCTVALHSIRRISCRPVSASTSQP, from the exons ATGTCCGTCCCTGGAGGCAGGAGGCCATCTATTGGTTCGCGGAG GCGAGCTTCGCCTCCTGCCTCTATGAGGGACCCATATGGAACATCCTCTCTTAGCAGTAGCACCTCCGGCTCCTACAAAGGAAGTGATAGCAGTCCTTCTTCCAG GCGGTCAAATAAATACAGTCTGTGCAGTGAGAACCATGGAATCAAGCCTCCCACCCCAGAACAATATCTCACCCCCCTGCAGCAGAAAGAGGTCTGCATCCGTCACCTGAGGGCGAGACTGAGGGACATGCAGGAGGCAATACATGAGAG AGACTCGGAGGTCGATGAGCTGCGCTCGCAGCTGAGCCGGATGCAAGAGGACTGGATAGAGGAAGAGTGCCATCGGGTGGAGGCGCAGTTGGCACTGAAGGCGGCGCAGAGGGAAATCCAGCAGCTCCGTGAGGTCATGGATGATGTCCGGGGACGGCTAGGAGAAAACGACACGGGGGTCCAGAAGTATTTTGCCGACATTACGTTGCAGAACCGTAAGCTGGAAAGTCTTCTGCAGAACATGGAGTTGGCGCAGGATGGAGTGCCGTGTGGGGCAGAAGGTggaggctccgccggggactcgcctgcccgctctctcacccgcagcTCTACCTACACCAAACTCAGCGAGCCTCCCGTGGGAGATCGCCACTCTCAGGACACTGGGGATAGCGGGTACGCGGACAGCAGCGCTGTCTCTTCTGGCACAGAGTTCTACCTTGGTGAGGGACCTTTGTGTCTCGGTGTGCAACCACCCCCGCTGTGTGCTGAGGCTGCTGTTCAGGCCAGCAGCATGAGTGACTGTGCTGTTCAGACGGACGAAGCTGCGGGCACCCCTGAGCCAGACACCATCCTAGAGAAGCTCCTGCAGTCGCAGACGGCTGGCACCCCTACGTCCCAGGACCCCAAAGAGCCAGAAGCCTCCAATCCTGACTCAAGCTGTGTAGTGCTGGTCACTGACGGAGCCTCTGGGGCTGAGAGCGGGGAGGCGGAGGTGCCCGATGCCCCGATTAGTTACTGGAGTCGGCACTTTGTAGTGGACTTATTGGCTGTGCTGATCCCCGTGGTACCCACGGTGGCCTGGTTATGCCGCGCGGAGAGGCGCCAAGGACAGCCAGTGTATAACATCAGCTCCCTGATGCGTGGCTGCTGTACGGTCGCTTTGCATTCCATTCGCAGGATCAGCTGCCGCCCAGTCAGTGCCTCCACAAGCCAGCCCTAA